In Piliocolobus tephrosceles isolate RC106 chromosome 6, ASM277652v3, whole genome shotgun sequence, the following are encoded in one genomic region:
- the ARF6 gene encoding ADP-ribosylation factor 6, with protein MGKVLSKIFGNKEMRILMLGLDAAGKTTILYKLKLGQSVTTIPTVGFNVETVTYKNVKFNVWDVGGQDKIRPLWRHYYTGTQGLIFVVDCADRDRIDEARQELHRIINDREMRDAIILIFANKQDLPDAMKPHEIQEKLGLTRIRDRNWYVQPSCATSGDGLYEGLTWLTSNYKS; from the coding sequence ATGGGGAAGGTGCTATCCAAAATCTTCGGGAACAAGGAAATGCGGATCCTCATGTTGGGCCTGGACGCGGCCGGCAAGACAACAATCCTGTACAAGTTGAAGCTGGGCCAGTCGGTGACCACCATTCCCACTGTGGGTTTCAACGTGGAGACGGTGACTTACAAAAATGTCAAGTTCAACGTATGGGATGTGGGCGGCCAGGACAAGATCCGGCCGCTCTGGCGGCATTACTACACTGGGACCCAAGGTCTGATCTTCGTAGTGGACTGCGCCGACCGCGACCGCATCGATGAGGCTCGCCAGGAGCTGCACCGCATTATCAATGACCGGGAGATGAGGGACGCCATAATCCTCATCTTCGCCAACAAGCAGGACCTGCCCGATGCCATGAAACCCCACGAGATCCAGGAGAAACTGGGCCTGACCCGGATTCGGGACAGGAACTGGTATGTGCAGCCCTCCTGTGCCACCTCAGGAGACGGACTCTATGAGGGGCTCACATGGTTAACCTCTAACTACAAATCTTAA